The proteins below come from a single Tachypleus tridentatus isolate NWPU-2018 chromosome 13, ASM421037v1, whole genome shotgun sequence genomic window:
- the LOC143238702 gene encoding arf-GAP with dual PH domain-containing protein 1-like isoform X6: protein MAETNRRTLIQLLKLPEHLYCADCGAGSPKWSSYNIGIFICTECAAFHRNLGSHISKVKSIFMDNWDLAQVQMMKDMGNDKAKEKYEVHVPLCYKRPCPTDVQVLKEQWIQAKYLRQEFILLEKPIYLKGFMEGYLWKRGKENEKFHLRKFVLNESDDSLKYYVKENKEPKLVMKVSELNAVFCPMKIDHANAMQITFVKDGTTRNIFVYADEGKTARAMVKTRYLQNYSESKLFNICWRDMSAKPNEKEYQVLIKDIVNWYTAIRSAKLNQMKIAFPESDPKELAKNLTPEFLKEGWLRKKGPRSGYVYRLRWLTLDNRRLMYLTNPLQQPTSCRKDTHSLPNFTP from the exons ATGGCAGAAACAAACAGAAGGACTTTGATTCAGTTATTAAAACTACCTGAACATTTATATTGTGCAGACTGTGGTGCAGGGA GTCCAAAATGGTCGTCATACAACATTGGAATATTTATTTGTACTGAGTGTGCGGCTTTCCATCGTAACCTTGGTTCTCACATCAGCAAGGTGAAATCAATATTTATGGATAATTGGGATTTAGCACAGGTACAAATGATGAAAGACATGGGTAACGACAAAGCTAAAGAAAAGTATGAAGTTCATGTTCCTTTATGTTACAAAAGGCCTTGCCCAACAGATGTTCA AGTTCTGAAAGAACAATGGATACAAGCTAAGTATTTAAGGCAAGAATTTATTTTGCTGGAAAAACCAATTTATTTGAAAGGTTTTATGGAAGGGTATCTCTGGAAGCGTgggaaagaaaatgaaaaatttcatCTTCGTAAATTTGTTCTTAATGAATCTGATGACAGCCTCAAATATTACGTGAAGGaa aaCAAAGAACCTAAACTAGTGATGAAGGTCTCGGAGCTTAATGCTGTTTTTTGCCCAATGAAAATTGACCATGCTAATGCTATGcaaataacttttgttaaagATGGAAccacaagaaatatttttgtttatgctgATGAAGGAAAG aCTGCAAGAGCAATGGTGAAAACCCGGTATCTCCAAAACTATTCAGAGAGCAAATTATTCAACATTTGCTGGAGGGATATGTCAGCAAAGCCAAATGAAAAGGAATACCAAGTACTGATAAAG gataTAGTGAACTGGTATACAGCCATTAGGTCTGCAAAACTTAACCAGATGAAAATTGCATTTCCTGAATCAGATCCTAAAGAACTAGCAAAAAATCTTACTCCAGAATTTCTGAAAGAAGGTTGGTTGAGAAAGAAGGGACCTAGATCTGGATATGTGTATAGACTTAGGTGGTTAACCTTGGACAATCGCAGGTTAATGTACCTCACAAACCCTTTG CAGCAGCCAACGTCGTGCAGAAAAGACACACATTCACTTCCCAACTTCACACCCTGA
- the LOC143238702 gene encoding arf-GAP with dual PH domain-containing protein 1-like isoform X3 — protein sequence MAETNRRTLIQLLKLPEHLYCADCGAGSPKWSSYNIGIFICTECAAFHRNLGSHISKVKSIFMDNWDLAQVQMMKDMGNDKAKEKYEVHVPLCYKRPCPTDVQVLKEQWIQAKYLRQEFILLEKPIYLKGFMEGYLWKRGKENEKFHLRKFVLNESDDSLKYYVKENKEPKLVMKVSELNAVFCPMKIDHANAMQITFVKDGTTRNIFVYADEGKDIVNWYTAIRSAKLNQMKIAFPESDPKELAKNLTPEFLKEGWLRKKGPRSGYVYRLRWLTLDNRRLMYLTNPLDPYPKGEIFIGYKENGFSVDKYILDDVKQFGFMLETPGRSFIFSADSEEEQKEWIEVLQKVIDQPLTVQDKNTAANVVQKRHTFTSQLHTLKI from the exons ATGGCAGAAACAAACAGAAGGACTTTGATTCAGTTATTAAAACTACCTGAACATTTATATTGTGCAGACTGTGGTGCAGGGA GTCCAAAATGGTCGTCATACAACATTGGAATATTTATTTGTACTGAGTGTGCGGCTTTCCATCGTAACCTTGGTTCTCACATCAGCAAGGTGAAATCAATATTTATGGATAATTGGGATTTAGCACAGGTACAAATGATGAAAGACATGGGTAACGACAAAGCTAAAGAAAAGTATGAAGTTCATGTTCCTTTATGTTACAAAAGGCCTTGCCCAACAGATGTTCA AGTTCTGAAAGAACAATGGATACAAGCTAAGTATTTAAGGCAAGAATTTATTTTGCTGGAAAAACCAATTTATTTGAAAGGTTTTATGGAAGGGTATCTCTGGAAGCGTgggaaagaaaatgaaaaatttcatCTTCGTAAATTTGTTCTTAATGAATCTGATGACAGCCTCAAATATTACGTGAAGGaa aaCAAAGAACCTAAACTAGTGATGAAGGTCTCGGAGCTTAATGCTGTTTTTTGCCCAATGAAAATTGACCATGCTAATGCTATGcaaataacttttgttaaagATGGAAccacaagaaatatttttgtttatgctgATGAAGGAAAG gataTAGTGAACTGGTATACAGCCATTAGGTCTGCAAAACTTAACCAGATGAAAATTGCATTTCCTGAATCAGATCCTAAAGAACTAGCAAAAAATCTTACTCCAGAATTTCTGAAAGAAGGTTGGTTGAGAAAGAAGGGACCTAGATCTGGATATGTGTATAGACTTAGGTGGTTAACCTTGGACAATCGCAGGTTAATGTACCTCACAAACCCTTTG GATCCCTACCCTAAAGGAGAGATCTTTATAGGCTATAAAGAAAATGGCTTTAGTGTGGATAAATATATCCTTGATGATGTAAAGCAGTTTGGTTTTATGTTAGAGACTCCCGGGCGGTCATTCATTTTTAGCGCAGATTCAGAGGAAGAGCAAAAAGAGTGGATAGAAGTGCTTCAGAAAGTAATAGATCAACCTTTAACAGTTCAAGATAAGAACA CAGCAGCCAACGTCGTGCAGAAAAGACACACATTCACTTCCCAACTTCACACCCTGAAGATATGA
- the LOC143238702 gene encoding arf-GAP with dual PH domain-containing protein 1-like isoform X7 — MAETNRRTLIQLLKLPEHLYCADCGAGSPKWSSYNIGIFICTECAAFHRNLGSHISKVKSIFMDNWDLAQVQMMKDMGNDKAKEKYEVHVPLCYKRPCPTDVQVLKEQWIQAKYLRQEFILLEKPIYLKGFMEGYLWKRGKENEKFHLRKFVLNESDDSLKYYVKENKEPKLVMKVSELNAVFCPMKIDHANAMQITFVKDGTTRNIFVYADEGKTARAMVKTRYLQNYSESKLFNICWRDMSAKPNEKEYQVLIKDIVNWYTAIRSAKLNQMKIAFPESDPKELAKNLTPEFLKEGWLRKKGPRSGYVYRLRWLTLDNRRLMYLTNPLQPTSCRKDTHSLPNFTP, encoded by the exons ATGGCAGAAACAAACAGAAGGACTTTGATTCAGTTATTAAAACTACCTGAACATTTATATTGTGCAGACTGTGGTGCAGGGA GTCCAAAATGGTCGTCATACAACATTGGAATATTTATTTGTACTGAGTGTGCGGCTTTCCATCGTAACCTTGGTTCTCACATCAGCAAGGTGAAATCAATATTTATGGATAATTGGGATTTAGCACAGGTACAAATGATGAAAGACATGGGTAACGACAAAGCTAAAGAAAAGTATGAAGTTCATGTTCCTTTATGTTACAAAAGGCCTTGCCCAACAGATGTTCA AGTTCTGAAAGAACAATGGATACAAGCTAAGTATTTAAGGCAAGAATTTATTTTGCTGGAAAAACCAATTTATTTGAAAGGTTTTATGGAAGGGTATCTCTGGAAGCGTgggaaagaaaatgaaaaatttcatCTTCGTAAATTTGTTCTTAATGAATCTGATGACAGCCTCAAATATTACGTGAAGGaa aaCAAAGAACCTAAACTAGTGATGAAGGTCTCGGAGCTTAATGCTGTTTTTTGCCCAATGAAAATTGACCATGCTAATGCTATGcaaataacttttgttaaagATGGAAccacaagaaatatttttgtttatgctgATGAAGGAAAG aCTGCAAGAGCAATGGTGAAAACCCGGTATCTCCAAAACTATTCAGAGAGCAAATTATTCAACATTTGCTGGAGGGATATGTCAGCAAAGCCAAATGAAAAGGAATACCAAGTACTGATAAAG gataTAGTGAACTGGTATACAGCCATTAGGTCTGCAAAACTTAACCAGATGAAAATTGCATTTCCTGAATCAGATCCTAAAGAACTAGCAAAAAATCTTACTCCAGAATTTCTGAAAGAAGGTTGGTTGAGAAAGAAGGGACCTAGATCTGGATATGTGTATAGACTTAGGTGGTTAACCTTGGACAATCGCAGGTTAATGTACCTCACAAACCCTTTG CAGCCAACGTCGTGCAGAAAAGACACACATTCACTTCCCAACTTCACACCCTGA
- the LOC143238702 gene encoding arf-GAP with dual PH domain-containing protein 1-like isoform X1: MAETNRRTLIQLLKLPEHLYCADCGAGSPKWSSYNIGIFICTECAAFHRNLGSHISKVKSIFMDNWDLAQVQMMKDMGNDKAKEKYEVHVPLCYKRPCPTDVQVLKEQWIQAKYLRQEFILLEKPIYLKGFMEGYLWKRGKENEKFHLRKFVLNESDDSLKYYVKENKEPKLVMKVSELNAVFCPMKIDHANAMQITFVKDGTTRNIFVYADEGKTARAMVKTRYLQNYSESKLFNICWRDMSAKPNEKEYQVLIKDIVNWYTAIRSAKLNQMKIAFPESDPKELAKNLTPEFLKEGWLRKKGPRSGYVYRLRWLTLDNRRLMYLTNPLDPYPKGEIFIGYKENGFSVDKYILDDVKQFGFMLETPGRSFIFSADSEEEQKEWIEVLQKVIDQPLTVQDKNTAANVVQKRHTFTSQLHTLKI; this comes from the exons ATGGCAGAAACAAACAGAAGGACTTTGATTCAGTTATTAAAACTACCTGAACATTTATATTGTGCAGACTGTGGTGCAGGGA GTCCAAAATGGTCGTCATACAACATTGGAATATTTATTTGTACTGAGTGTGCGGCTTTCCATCGTAACCTTGGTTCTCACATCAGCAAGGTGAAATCAATATTTATGGATAATTGGGATTTAGCACAGGTACAAATGATGAAAGACATGGGTAACGACAAAGCTAAAGAAAAGTATGAAGTTCATGTTCCTTTATGTTACAAAAGGCCTTGCCCAACAGATGTTCA AGTTCTGAAAGAACAATGGATACAAGCTAAGTATTTAAGGCAAGAATTTATTTTGCTGGAAAAACCAATTTATTTGAAAGGTTTTATGGAAGGGTATCTCTGGAAGCGTgggaaagaaaatgaaaaatttcatCTTCGTAAATTTGTTCTTAATGAATCTGATGACAGCCTCAAATATTACGTGAAGGaa aaCAAAGAACCTAAACTAGTGATGAAGGTCTCGGAGCTTAATGCTGTTTTTTGCCCAATGAAAATTGACCATGCTAATGCTATGcaaataacttttgttaaagATGGAAccacaagaaatatttttgtttatgctgATGAAGGAAAG aCTGCAAGAGCAATGGTGAAAACCCGGTATCTCCAAAACTATTCAGAGAGCAAATTATTCAACATTTGCTGGAGGGATATGTCAGCAAAGCCAAATGAAAAGGAATACCAAGTACTGATAAAG gataTAGTGAACTGGTATACAGCCATTAGGTCTGCAAAACTTAACCAGATGAAAATTGCATTTCCTGAATCAGATCCTAAAGAACTAGCAAAAAATCTTACTCCAGAATTTCTGAAAGAAGGTTGGTTGAGAAAGAAGGGACCTAGATCTGGATATGTGTATAGACTTAGGTGGTTAACCTTGGACAATCGCAGGTTAATGTACCTCACAAACCCTTTG GATCCCTACCCTAAAGGAGAGATCTTTATAGGCTATAAAGAAAATGGCTTTAGTGTGGATAAATATATCCTTGATGATGTAAAGCAGTTTGGTTTTATGTTAGAGACTCCCGGGCGGTCATTCATTTTTAGCGCAGATTCAGAGGAAGAGCAAAAAGAGTGGATAGAAGTGCTTCAGAAAGTAATAGATCAACCTTTAACAGTTCAAGATAAGAACA CAGCAGCCAACGTCGTGCAGAAAAGACACACATTCACTTCCCAACTTCACACCCTGAAGATATGA
- the LOC143238702 gene encoding arf-GAP with dual PH domain-containing protein 1-like isoform X2 encodes MAETNRRTLIQLLKLPEHLYCADCGAGSPKWSSYNIGIFICTECAAFHRNLGSHISKVKSIFMDNWDLAQVQMMKDMGNDKAKEKYEVHVPLCYKRPCPTDVQVLKEQWIQAKYLRQEFILLEKPIYLKGFMEGYLWKRGKENEKFHLRKFVLNESDDSLKYYVKENKEPKLVMKVSELNAVFCPMKIDHANAMQITFVKDGTTRNIFVYADEGKTARAMVKTRYLQNYSESKLFNICWRDMSAKPNEKEYQVLIKDIVNWYTAIRSAKLNQMKIAFPESDPKELAKNLTPEFLKEGWLRKKGPRSGYVYRLRWLTLDNRRLMYLTNPLDPYPKGEIFIGYKENGFSVDKYILDDVKQFGFMLETPGRSFIFSADSEEEQKEWIEVLQKVIDQPLTVQDKNTANVVQKRHTFTSQLHTLKI; translated from the exons ATGGCAGAAACAAACAGAAGGACTTTGATTCAGTTATTAAAACTACCTGAACATTTATATTGTGCAGACTGTGGTGCAGGGA GTCCAAAATGGTCGTCATACAACATTGGAATATTTATTTGTACTGAGTGTGCGGCTTTCCATCGTAACCTTGGTTCTCACATCAGCAAGGTGAAATCAATATTTATGGATAATTGGGATTTAGCACAGGTACAAATGATGAAAGACATGGGTAACGACAAAGCTAAAGAAAAGTATGAAGTTCATGTTCCTTTATGTTACAAAAGGCCTTGCCCAACAGATGTTCA AGTTCTGAAAGAACAATGGATACAAGCTAAGTATTTAAGGCAAGAATTTATTTTGCTGGAAAAACCAATTTATTTGAAAGGTTTTATGGAAGGGTATCTCTGGAAGCGTgggaaagaaaatgaaaaatttcatCTTCGTAAATTTGTTCTTAATGAATCTGATGACAGCCTCAAATATTACGTGAAGGaa aaCAAAGAACCTAAACTAGTGATGAAGGTCTCGGAGCTTAATGCTGTTTTTTGCCCAATGAAAATTGACCATGCTAATGCTATGcaaataacttttgttaaagATGGAAccacaagaaatatttttgtttatgctgATGAAGGAAAG aCTGCAAGAGCAATGGTGAAAACCCGGTATCTCCAAAACTATTCAGAGAGCAAATTATTCAACATTTGCTGGAGGGATATGTCAGCAAAGCCAAATGAAAAGGAATACCAAGTACTGATAAAG gataTAGTGAACTGGTATACAGCCATTAGGTCTGCAAAACTTAACCAGATGAAAATTGCATTTCCTGAATCAGATCCTAAAGAACTAGCAAAAAATCTTACTCCAGAATTTCTGAAAGAAGGTTGGTTGAGAAAGAAGGGACCTAGATCTGGATATGTGTATAGACTTAGGTGGTTAACCTTGGACAATCGCAGGTTAATGTACCTCACAAACCCTTTG GATCCCTACCCTAAAGGAGAGATCTTTATAGGCTATAAAGAAAATGGCTTTAGTGTGGATAAATATATCCTTGATGATGTAAAGCAGTTTGGTTTTATGTTAGAGACTCCCGGGCGGTCATTCATTTTTAGCGCAGATTCAGAGGAAGAGCAAAAAGAGTGGATAGAAGTGCTTCAGAAAGTAATAGATCAACCTTTAACAGTTCAAGATAAGAACA CAGCCAACGTCGTGCAGAAAAGACACACATTCACTTCCCAACTTCACACCCTGAAGATATGA
- the LOC143238702 gene encoding arf-GAP with dual PH domain-containing protein 1-like isoform X4 has protein sequence MAETNRRTLIQLLKLPEHLYCADCGAGSPKWSSYNIGIFICTECAAFHRNLGSHISKVKSIFMDNWDLAQVQMMKDMGNDKAKEKYEVHVPLCYKRPCPTDVQVLKEQWIQAKYLRQEFILLEKPIYLKGFMEGYLWKRGKENEKFHLRKFVLNESDDSLKYYVKENKEPKLVMKVSELNAVFCPMKIDHANAMQITFVKDGTTRNIFVYADEGKDIVNWYTAIRSAKLNQMKIAFPESDPKELAKNLTPEFLKEGWLRKKGPRSGYVYRLRWLTLDNRRLMYLTNPLDPYPKGEIFIGYKENGFSVDKYILDDVKQFGFMLETPGRSFIFSADSEEEQKEWIEVLQKVIDQPLTVQDKNTANVVQKRHTFTSQLHTLKI, from the exons ATGGCAGAAACAAACAGAAGGACTTTGATTCAGTTATTAAAACTACCTGAACATTTATATTGTGCAGACTGTGGTGCAGGGA GTCCAAAATGGTCGTCATACAACATTGGAATATTTATTTGTACTGAGTGTGCGGCTTTCCATCGTAACCTTGGTTCTCACATCAGCAAGGTGAAATCAATATTTATGGATAATTGGGATTTAGCACAGGTACAAATGATGAAAGACATGGGTAACGACAAAGCTAAAGAAAAGTATGAAGTTCATGTTCCTTTATGTTACAAAAGGCCTTGCCCAACAGATGTTCA AGTTCTGAAAGAACAATGGATACAAGCTAAGTATTTAAGGCAAGAATTTATTTTGCTGGAAAAACCAATTTATTTGAAAGGTTTTATGGAAGGGTATCTCTGGAAGCGTgggaaagaaaatgaaaaatttcatCTTCGTAAATTTGTTCTTAATGAATCTGATGACAGCCTCAAATATTACGTGAAGGaa aaCAAAGAACCTAAACTAGTGATGAAGGTCTCGGAGCTTAATGCTGTTTTTTGCCCAATGAAAATTGACCATGCTAATGCTATGcaaataacttttgttaaagATGGAAccacaagaaatatttttgtttatgctgATGAAGGAAAG gataTAGTGAACTGGTATACAGCCATTAGGTCTGCAAAACTTAACCAGATGAAAATTGCATTTCCTGAATCAGATCCTAAAGAACTAGCAAAAAATCTTACTCCAGAATTTCTGAAAGAAGGTTGGTTGAGAAAGAAGGGACCTAGATCTGGATATGTGTATAGACTTAGGTGGTTAACCTTGGACAATCGCAGGTTAATGTACCTCACAAACCCTTTG GATCCCTACCCTAAAGGAGAGATCTTTATAGGCTATAAAGAAAATGGCTTTAGTGTGGATAAATATATCCTTGATGATGTAAAGCAGTTTGGTTTTATGTTAGAGACTCCCGGGCGGTCATTCATTTTTAGCGCAGATTCAGAGGAAGAGCAAAAAGAGTGGATAGAAGTGCTTCAGAAAGTAATAGATCAACCTTTAACAGTTCAAGATAAGAACA CAGCCAACGTCGTGCAGAAAAGACACACATTCACTTCCCAACTTCACACCCTGAAGATATGA
- the LOC143238702 gene encoding arf-GAP with dual PH domain-containing protein 1-like isoform X5, protein MDNWDLAQVQMMKDMGNDKAKEKYEVHVPLCYKRPCPTDVQVLKEQWIQAKYLRQEFILLEKPIYLKGFMEGYLWKRGKENEKFHLRKFVLNESDDSLKYYVKENKEPKLVMKVSELNAVFCPMKIDHANAMQITFVKDGTTRNIFVYADEGKTARAMVKTRYLQNYSESKLFNICWRDMSAKPNEKEYQVLIKDIVNWYTAIRSAKLNQMKIAFPESDPKELAKNLTPEFLKEGWLRKKGPRSGYVYRLRWLTLDNRRLMYLTNPLDPYPKGEIFIGYKENGFSVDKYILDDVKQFGFMLETPGRSFIFSADSEEEQKEWIEVLQKVIDQPLTVQDKNTAANVVQKRHTFTSQLHTLKI, encoded by the exons ATGGATAATTGGGATTTAGCACAGGTACAAATGATGAAAGACATGGGTAACGACAAAGCTAAAGAAAAGTATGAAGTTCATGTTCCTTTATGTTACAAAAGGCCTTGCCCAACAGATGTTCA AGTTCTGAAAGAACAATGGATACAAGCTAAGTATTTAAGGCAAGAATTTATTTTGCTGGAAAAACCAATTTATTTGAAAGGTTTTATGGAAGGGTATCTCTGGAAGCGTgggaaagaaaatgaaaaatttcatCTTCGTAAATTTGTTCTTAATGAATCTGATGACAGCCTCAAATATTACGTGAAGGaa aaCAAAGAACCTAAACTAGTGATGAAGGTCTCGGAGCTTAATGCTGTTTTTTGCCCAATGAAAATTGACCATGCTAATGCTATGcaaataacttttgttaaagATGGAAccacaagaaatatttttgtttatgctgATGAAGGAAAG aCTGCAAGAGCAATGGTGAAAACCCGGTATCTCCAAAACTATTCAGAGAGCAAATTATTCAACATTTGCTGGAGGGATATGTCAGCAAAGCCAAATGAAAAGGAATACCAAGTACTGATAAAG gataTAGTGAACTGGTATACAGCCATTAGGTCTGCAAAACTTAACCAGATGAAAATTGCATTTCCTGAATCAGATCCTAAAGAACTAGCAAAAAATCTTACTCCAGAATTTCTGAAAGAAGGTTGGTTGAGAAAGAAGGGACCTAGATCTGGATATGTGTATAGACTTAGGTGGTTAACCTTGGACAATCGCAGGTTAATGTACCTCACAAACCCTTTG GATCCCTACCCTAAAGGAGAGATCTTTATAGGCTATAAAGAAAATGGCTTTAGTGTGGATAAATATATCCTTGATGATGTAAAGCAGTTTGGTTTTATGTTAGAGACTCCCGGGCGGTCATTCATTTTTAGCGCAGATTCAGAGGAAGAGCAAAAAGAGTGGATAGAAGTGCTTCAGAAAGTAATAGATCAACCTTTAACAGTTCAAGATAAGAACA CAGCAGCCAACGTCGTGCAGAAAAGACACACATTCACTTCCCAACTTCACACCCTGAAGATATGA
- the LOC143238702 gene encoding arf-GAP with dual PH domain-containing protein 1-like isoform X8: MDNWDLAQVQMMKDMGNDKAKEKYEVHVPLCYKRPCPTDVQVLKEQWIQAKYLRQEFILLEKPIYLKGFMEGYLWKRGKENEKFHLRKFVLNESDDSLKYYVKENKEPKLVMKVSELNAVFCPMKIDHANAMQITFVKDGTTRNIFVYADEGKDIVNWYTAIRSAKLNQMKIAFPESDPKELAKNLTPEFLKEGWLRKKGPRSGYVYRLRWLTLDNRRLMYLTNPLDPYPKGEIFIGYKENGFSVDKYILDDVKQFGFMLETPGRSFIFSADSEEEQKEWIEVLQKVIDQPLTVQDKNTAANVVQKRHTFTSQLHTLKI, from the exons ATGGATAATTGGGATTTAGCACAGGTACAAATGATGAAAGACATGGGTAACGACAAAGCTAAAGAAAAGTATGAAGTTCATGTTCCTTTATGTTACAAAAGGCCTTGCCCAACAGATGTTCA AGTTCTGAAAGAACAATGGATACAAGCTAAGTATTTAAGGCAAGAATTTATTTTGCTGGAAAAACCAATTTATTTGAAAGGTTTTATGGAAGGGTATCTCTGGAAGCGTgggaaagaaaatgaaaaatttcatCTTCGTAAATTTGTTCTTAATGAATCTGATGACAGCCTCAAATATTACGTGAAGGaa aaCAAAGAACCTAAACTAGTGATGAAGGTCTCGGAGCTTAATGCTGTTTTTTGCCCAATGAAAATTGACCATGCTAATGCTATGcaaataacttttgttaaagATGGAAccacaagaaatatttttgtttatgctgATGAAGGAAAG gataTAGTGAACTGGTATACAGCCATTAGGTCTGCAAAACTTAACCAGATGAAAATTGCATTTCCTGAATCAGATCCTAAAGAACTAGCAAAAAATCTTACTCCAGAATTTCTGAAAGAAGGTTGGTTGAGAAAGAAGGGACCTAGATCTGGATATGTGTATAGACTTAGGTGGTTAACCTTGGACAATCGCAGGTTAATGTACCTCACAAACCCTTTG GATCCCTACCCTAAAGGAGAGATCTTTATAGGCTATAAAGAAAATGGCTTTAGTGTGGATAAATATATCCTTGATGATGTAAAGCAGTTTGGTTTTATGTTAGAGACTCCCGGGCGGTCATTCATTTTTAGCGCAGATTCAGAGGAAGAGCAAAAAGAGTGGATAGAAGTGCTTCAGAAAGTAATAGATCAACCTTTAACAGTTCAAGATAAGAACA CAGCAGCCAACGTCGTGCAGAAAAGACACACATTCACTTCCCAACTTCACACCCTGAAGATATGA